The stretch of DNA CGCTCGTGCCCATGGAAATGCCGTCGGACACCCCAATCGTGTTGAAACGCATCCCGACCAGGTCGGCAGCAGCCACGCCCTCTTTGACCTTCGTGGCGATGTCGCCCAGGTGCATGTTGCACGGATTGCCGTCGAACCACACACTGGCGATGCCGACTTGGGCGCGCTGCATATCGGCTTCGGTCAGCCCCGTGGCGTACAGCATAGCCTGAGACGCCCCTTGCGACTTGGGCTGGGTGATGTGGGCACTAGTACGATTGAGTTGTGTATCAGTCATGATGATTCCTCACGAAATACCGCTCGGGGTGCGCAGGATAAAAATNNNNNNNNNNNNNNNNNNNNNNNNNNNNNNNNNNNNNNNNNNNNNNNNNNNNNNNNNNTTTCCGTCATTGTCAACACCCGAATGTTCTCCCTCAACGCCGATCAAAAGAGTGTTTTAGTGGAGTGCCGACGCAGTCTACTGAGAAGCCCCAGAGCTGTCAACGTAGACTGCACGATGGCACGAGGCTGGAGTGGATACGTTCGGGAGCAGGACATACTATCGAATTGTCCACGAGCCGTCTCGATCTCAGGAGCCCGTCCAGATATGCTGTGGCAGTATTCTGTGACGGCTGATCAAACACCACGCAGCCTAAGGGAGCAAGACATGACTATCGACCAACACAACGATTTGGAAGCGATCCGCCAGCTCAAAGCACGCTATTTCCGATTGATGGACACGCGGCAGTGGGATCTTTTGCGGGAATGTTTCACCGCCGAGGTTTCGGCGCTCTACGAAGGCGCGCCGCGCGCCAGCCAGGCTCTGCCGCGTGACATCGAGATCGTGGGTCGCGACGCGCTGGTTGACGGCATCCGCACGCTGATGACCGACGCAAAATCGATACATCAGGGCTACATGCCGGAAATCGAACTGACCAGCCCAACAACCGCACACGGTGTCTGGTCGATGTTTGACGATGTGCGCCTGCCGACCTGCAACTTCAAGGGCTGGGGGCATTATCACGAAGACTATGTGAAGGAAGATGGCCGCTGGAAGATGAAAAAGATTCACCTGACCCGCCTGCACACAGAGGAAGAATGGCTGTAGCCCGGTCTTTGCCGAAGCCGCATCGTCCAATGAGACTCGCAGGAGTACAACGGCTCCGAGTAACACCGAGTAACACAGGGAGGGGGCAAGGCGTATGCCTGAGTTGACCGATTTGAGGGACCAAACCTGCATCGTCGGCATCGGCGAAACAGACTACACGCGCGGCACGCCCAAGAGCGCGCTCGAACTCGCCCTGGAGGCGTCAATGGGCGCTATCGAGGACGCCGGCCTGCAACCTGAATCCATCGACGCGGTGATTCTCCCCAACGGCGCCGGGAGCGGCGGCACGGCAGGTGATTTTTGCGCGAACCTGGGACTGCAAAATCTGCACTACACCACCTCCCTCCAGGAAATGGGCGGGGCCATGTGTGTGTCCGCGGTTGAGTCTGCTGCGGCCGCGCTGGCCAGTGGGATTGCCCAGTATGCGTTGATTCCCCTGGCCAGCCGGTTCTATTCCGGACGGAGAGCCCGGCATGTGACGTCCGACCCTGGGACGGGACTGCAAGCGGCCGCAACCATCAGGGACTACTATGCGCCGTTTGGCGTGGCAGCCCCGCCCCAACATTACGCCTGGATGGCGCAGCGACACATGCAACTCTACGGCACGACCCACGAGCAACTGGGTGCGGTGGCGGTGGCGATGCGTCAACACGCCCAGCTGCATCCCAACGCTCTCATGCAGCGATCTCCGCTCACTCTGGAGGATTACCTGTCGTCACGCTGG from Desulfurellaceae bacterium encodes:
- a CDS encoding thiolase family protein, coding for MPELTDLRDQTCIVGIGETDYTRGTPKSALELALEASMGAIEDAGLQPESIDAVILPNGAGSGGTAGDFCANLGLQNLHYTTSLQEMGGAMCVSAVESAAAALASGIAQYALIPLASRFYSGRRARHVTSDPGTGLQAAATIRDYYAPFGVAAPPQHYAWMAQRHMQLYGTTHEQLGAVAVAMRQHAQLHPNALMQRSPLTLEDYLSSRWISYPYRLLDCCLETDGAAALLMTTAERATDLRKQPVYVTGVASGHPFPPHDIPNRPDILTIGLDFCASRAYAMAGVQPSDVDFAEIYDCFTGQAILQIESAGFCKKGEGGSFVENGRIELGGALPVNTHGGLLSQAHNTGMNHLVEAVVQLRHEAGSRQVQDAELGVVTGWGGHGHGSIAILRH
- a CDS encoding nuclear transport factor 2 family protein, whose translation is MLWQYSVTADQTPRSLREQDMTIDQHNDLEAIRQLKARYFRLMDTRQWDLLRECFTAEVSALYEGAPRASQALPRDIEIVGRDALVDGIRTLMTDAKSIHQGYMPEIELTSPTTAHGVWSMFDDVRLPTCNFKGWGHYHEDYVKEDGRWKMKKIHLTRLHTEEEWL
- a CDS encoding dihydroxy-acid dehydratase, whose protein sequence is MTDTQLNRTSAHITQPKSQGASQAMLYATGLTEADMQRAQVGIASVWFDGNPCNMHLGDIATKVKEGVAAADLVGMRFNTIGVSDGISMGTS